In Drosophila innubila isolate TH190305 chromosome 2R unlocalized genomic scaffold, UK_Dinn_1.0 1_C_2R, whole genome shotgun sequence, the following are encoded in one genomic region:
- the LOC117783924 gene encoding ubiquitin carboxyl-terminal hydrolase 20 — translation MNLSFNNPQKCSPIESKHCTELDLGQKASNSLSKRNMRYQDKEKLFSCSLNSLSKRDDGLEDDATGSGTGLVGLQNIANTCYMNSALQALSNLSPVTHYFINCSEIVEHIASTSRSKPAGLAKSYQRLMQEIWLHVDDPKDYLAPRGILYGIRSVHPMFRGYQQHDTQEFLRCFMDQLHEELTEQMSAPLLQQQPTQPAQQQANETDDENCDEEQLPKTCNTPTASESEYDTCESSISDHSSEILMKTEYFVPPHRNSSSNPISDASGPQQQSPKTVQESKQVEAAHSIISDVFDGKLLSSVQCLTCDRVSTREETFQDLSLPIPNRDFLNVLHQTHSLSVQSLNAADLASARSNEGWISWMWNMVRSWIFGPSVTLYDCMASFFSADELKGDNMYSCERCNKLRTGIKYSRVLNLPEVLCIHLKRFRHDLSYSSKISSHVYFPLEGFDMRPYLHKDCRSQVPTYNLCSVICHHGTVGGGHYTCYARNALNGRWYEFDDQFVTEVSPDIVQNCQAYVLFYQKHNPQMQMLREEAINLSTTNPLYEGDIQFYVTREWLSRLATFSEPGPINNQDMLCPHGGILHSKSALISQIAVPIPQPLWDYLYNRFGGGPAVNIMFECEICKRAAEALARRQLYELTVFTKYNGLQSELDSTAIYAIAMPWLRAWQQFSRGITHKEPGPINNDGITDTNAHNGSSISCVRVGSDYAQLNALLWRFLHGIYGGGPEIMLRSALSDDEADEIEIIDQDDEEDEDEDLAAIYMNNQSDTESSLGRRHTESPLASPSLSPAPAITPEPRPVEPEVPVPVTVIKTESVTADVKSNGSNSSGSRRGKSSNKPIKVAALRMNMRKRGRNRNALKQHTEMFGAKGQYNPHTDAGSEPKADMEHNDIRDKEQRSAAAATGGTGGAAFQTEYTIPFQSDNFQVNGPRDKKRERNKLRNNNKENVKLQKFVTLREANGANDETDI, via the exons ATGAATTTGAGTTTTAATAATCCACAAAAATGCTCGCCTATTGAAAGTAAGCACTGCACAGAATTGGACTTGGGTCAAAAG GCGAGCAACAGCCTTTCCAAGCGCAACATGAGATACCAAGATAAAGAGAAGCTATTTAGCTGCTCACTAAATTCACTTTCCAAGCGCGACGATGGTCTCGAGGATGATGCTACAGGTTCTGGAACGGGCCTCGTGGGTCTGCAAAACATTGCGAATACGTGTTATATGAACTCGGCTCTGCAGGCTTTGAGCAATCTGTCGCCTGTGACGCATTATTTTATCAACTGCAGCGAAATTGTGGAGCACATTGCCAGCACTTCACGCTCGAAGCCAGCTGGTTTAGCCAAAAGCTATCAGCGCCTAATGCAGGAAATCTGGTTGCACGTTGACGATCCAAAGG ATTATCTGGCGCCGCGGGGCATTTTGTATGGCATTCGTTCGGTTCATCCCATGTTCCGAGGCTATCAGCAACATGATACCCAGGAGTTTCTTCGCTGCTTTATGGATCAGCTGCATGAGGAGCTTACGGAGCAAATGAGCGCACCACTTCTACAGCAGCAGCCGACACAGCCGGCTCAGCAACAGGCGAACGAAACGGATGATGAGAACTGTGATGAGGAGCAGCTGCCAAAGACATGCAACACACCCACTGCATCGGAAAGCGAGTACGACACTTGTGAAAGCAGCATCTCTGATCACTCATCGGAAATACTGATGAAGACCGAGTACTTTGTACCGCCACatcgcaacagcagcagcaatccaATTTCAGATGCATCTGGTCCACAACAGCAGAGCCCGAAGACAGTTCAGGAATCAAAACAGGTGGAAGCAGCGCATTCAATCATCAGTGATGTGTTCGATGGCAAGCTGCTGTCTTCAGTGCAGTGTCTAACATGTGATCGCGTCTCGACGAGAGAAGAGACATTCCAGGATCTATCGTTGCCCATACCCAACCGAGACTTTCTTAATGTACTACATCAGACTCACAGCCTGAGCGTACAAAGTCTAAATGCCGCGGATTTGGCATCGGCGCGCAGCAACGAGGGTTGGATATCCTGGATGTGGAACATGGTGAGATCCTGGATATTTGGTCCATCTGTGACGCTCTACGACTGCATGGCCAGTTTCTTCAGTGCCGATGAACTCAAAGGCGACAATATGTATAG TTGCGAGCGTTGCAATAAACTGCGCACGGGCATTAAGTACTCGCGTGTGCTCAACTTACCGGAGGTACTATGCATACACCTCAAGCGATTTCGTCACGATCTATCCTACAGCTCAAAGATATCCTCGCATGTGTACTTTCCTCTCGAGGGCTTTGATATGCGGCCGTACTTGCACAAGGACTGTAGATCCCAGGTGCCCACCTACAATCTATGCTCGGTCATTTGTCACCATGGCACGGTTGGAGGCGGACACTACACGTGCTATGCTCGCAACGCTCTCAATGGCCGTTGGTACGAGTTTGACGATCAATTTGTGACGGAAGTGTCGCCCGATATAGTCCAGAACTGTCAGGCTTATGTGCTATTCTACCAAAAACACAATCcccaaatgcaaatgttgcgCGAGGAGGCCATCAATTTGTCCACTACGAATCCGTTGTACGAAGGCGACATACAATTCTATGTGACACGCGAGTGGCTTTCACGACTGGCAACATTTTCAGAGCCAGGTCCGATAAACAATCAGGATATGCTCTGTCCGCACGGCGGTATACTACATTCCAAATCAGCGCTTATTAGTCAAATTGCAGTGCCCATTCCGCAGCCGTTGTGGGATTATCTGTACAATAGATTTGGTGGTGGTCCGGCCGTAAACATCATGTTTGAGTGTGAGATTTGTAAGCGAGCAGCAGAAGCGCTTGCCCGTCGTCAACTGTACGAGCTGACCGTGTTTACCAAATACAATGGATTGCAGAGTGAATTGGACTCGACTGCCATCTATGCAATCGCCATGCCTTGGCTACGCGCGTGGCAGCAGTTCTCTCGCGGCATCACCCACAAGGAGCCGGGGCCCATTAACAACGATGGCATTACCGATACCAATGCCCACAATGGATCATCCATTAGTTGTGTACGCGTTGGCTCCGACTATGCCCAGCTCAATGCGCTTTTGTGGCGATTCTTACATGGCATTTATGGCGGTGGACCCGAAATCATGCTAAGAAGTGCGCTATCCGATGACGAGGCTGATGAGATTGAAATAATCGATCAAGACGATGAAGAAGATGAGGATGAAGACTTGGCTGCCATCTATATGAATAATCAATCGGATACCGAAAGTAGTTTGGGCAGACGCCACACTGAGAGCCCATTGGCATCGCCATCGTTATCTCCAGCGCCGGCGATAACGCCAGAACCGCGGCCAGTTGAGCCCGAGGTACCAGTACCAGTAACCGTAATAAAAACTGAGTCTGTGACTGCTGATGTTAAATCcaatggcagcaacagttCCGGCTCCAGGCGCGGAAAGTCGAGCAACAAGCCCATCAAAGTGGCGGCATTGCGCATGAATATGCGTAAACGAGGCAGAAATCGCAATGCGTTAAAACAGCATACCGAGATGTTTGGTGCCAAAG GTCAATACAATCCACATACAGACGCTGGCTCGGAGCCTAAAGCTGATATGGAGCATAACGATATCCGTGATAAAGAACAAAGATCAGCTGCAGCAGCCACTGGAGGCACTGGAGGAGCTGCATTTCAAACAGAGTACACCATACCATTCCAAAGCGACAATTTCCAAGTCAACGGCCCACGCGACAAGAAGCGGGAGAGGAATAAGCTAcgcaataacaacaaggaGAACGTTAAGCTGCAGAAATTTGTAACGCTGCGCGAGGCAAATGGAGCCAATGACGAGACTGATATATGA